DNA sequence from the Arthrobacter sp. V1I9 genome:
TCGCTCGCCCACAAGGCCGTGGGCTACGGCATGGCCGGCGAACGCGTGGACGGTAACGACGTCGTGGCGCTCCTCGCCGTCCTGGACCGGGCCGTGAAACTGGCCAGGGAAGGCTCCGGCCCCCTGCTCATCGAAGCCAACACCTACCGCATGCAGGCCCACACCAACGCCGACGACGACACCCGCTACCGCGAGAACAGTGAAGTCACGGAGTGGCGGGCCAAGGATCCGGTGAATCGGATGCGGACCTACCTGACGGACCGCGGCCTGCTGGACTCCGCGGGTGAGGCCCGGATCCTCGAACACGCCGAAGCCGTGGCCGCCCAGCTGCGCGAGGGGCTCAGCGAGGACGTGCCGGTGGATCCGCAGGAGCTCTTCCGCCATGTCTTCTCCGCACCCACGCCCCAGCTGAAGGAACAGTCCGCCCTGCTCGCCGACGAACTCGCCCGCGACGCAGCATCCGCATCCCATGAGGCCGGCAAGTGAGCCCCACCATCACCACATCGTCCGAGGCCAACGGCAACGTTTCTGCTGCAACTGCCCGGGCAGCCGCCTCGGCCGCTGCCACCGCGGAAGCCGCCGGCCCGCAGCCCGTAACCATGGCCAAGGCCTTGAACACCGCGCTGGCCGACGCCATGCACGCCGATTCCTCTGTCCTGGTGTTCGGCGAGGACGTGGGGACACTCGGCGGGGTCTTCCGCATCACCGACGGGCTCACCGCGACCTTCGGGGAGCAGCGCTGCTTCGACACCCCGCTGGCCGAGTCCGGCATCGTGGGCATGGCCGTGGGCATGGCCATCAACGGGATGCGCCCAGTGATCGAGATGCAGTTCGACGCGTTCGCCTACCCGGCGTTCGAGCAGATCATCAGCCACGTGGCCAAGATGCACAACCGGACCAAGGGCGCCGTGAAACTGCCCATGGTGATCCGGGTTCCCTACGGCGGCGGCATCGGGGGAGTGGAGCACCACTGCGACTCCTCCGAGTCCTACTACGCCCACACCGCCGGCCTGAAGGTGTTCACCCCGGCCACCGTGGCGGACGGCTACCGGATGCTCCGCGAGGCCATCGACTCGGACGACCCCGTGGTGTTTATGGAGCCGAAGAAGCTTTACTGGTCCAAGGACCTGGTGGACCTGGCCGAGCTCCGGTCCGCCCACTCTGCCGCCGCCCAGGCGGGGACGTCCTCCGAGGGGCGTGCCGCCGTCGCCCGTCCTGGAACGGACGCCACGCTGATCGCCTACGGGCCGTCCGTCCCCACCGCGCTTGCCGCCGCCGAGGCCGCAGCCCTGGAGGGGCGCTCGCTGGAAGTCATCGACGTGCGCACCATCGTGCCGTTCGACGATTCCACTGTTTGTGAGTCCGTCCGGAAGACCGGCCGGGCCGTGGTGATCGCCGAAGCCCACGGGTTCGCGTCCGTGTCCTCCGAGATCGTGGCCCGGGTGCAGGAGCGCTGCTTCCACCACCTGGCCGCGCCCATCCGCCGCGTCACCGGATTCGACATCCCGTACCCGGCGCCGAAGCTTGAGAAGTACTACCTGCCCGGCGTGGACCGCATCCTCGACGCCGTCGACGACCTTCAGTGGGAGAACTGACCATGAGTGAAACTCGCGTGTTTTTGTTGCCGGACCTGGGCGAAGGCCTCACCGAAGCGGAGCTGGTGTCCTGGCACGTTTCGGTGGGGGACTCGATTTCCGTTGACCAGCCGATCGCCGAGGTGGAGACGGCCAAGTCCACTATTGAGGTGCCTTCGCCGTATGCCGGGATTGTGGCGGAGCTGCACGGGCAGCCGGGGGAGACGCTGGACGTGGGGAAACCGCTGATCTCGGTGACGCCTGCGGGCGCTCCTGCCGCCCCGGTGGTTGAGCCTGCTGAGACCGAGCTGGGGGAGCCCGTGGCTGAGCCGGTCGAAACTCCTGCCCAGGCCGAGGCTGAGTTGTACCGCGAAGAGGAAAAGGCCGGGCTCCGGCAATGTCCTGATCGGGTACGGAACTCCCGGCGGCCATGGCGTTGCGCGGCGGACGCGGGCACGCAAGTCATCGGCGCCTGCCGCCGTCACCCCCCTTCCCCTGGAGGATGGGGCGGCCGACGGCGGGACGGCGGCGGGTGCGGACGTGGACCTTTCGCTCCTGCGCACCCGGGTCCCCGGCAAGCTGGGCGCGGTGATCTCCCCGCTGGTCCGGAGGATGGCGCGGGAGCACGGCGTGGACCTTGGTGAGCTTCCCGGTTCCGGTGAAGGTGGCCTGATCATGCGCCGCGACGTGGAAGCAGCCATCACCAGTCCCACGCCGGTGGTTGAGCCTCGCGCGGTGGGTGCGCCTGCCGAAAACCAGGGCACCGAAACCCAGGGCACGGATGCCCGGACCGGCCTGGCGATCTCTGCCCGGACGCCTGTCCGGGGAGTACGCAAAGTTGTTGCCGCCAACATGGCCCGCAGCCGTTCGGAAATTCCCGAGGCAACTGTCTGGGTGGACGTCGACGCGACGGCGCTGATGGAGCTTCGCGAGGGGCTCAAGGCAGACGGATCTCAGGTGCCGGGCCTGCTCGCGTTCATCGCGCGCTTTGTCACCGCCGGGCTCAAGAAGTACCCGGAGCTGAACACCCGTATCGAAACTGCGGCCGACGGATCCCAGGAGATCGTCTCGTTCGACGGGATCAATCTCGGAATCGCCGCCCAGACCGACCGGGGCCTCGTGGTGCCGTCAGTCCGTGCGGCCGAGAAGCTGACCGCCCGCGAGCTGGACACGGAGATCCGGCGGCTCACCGACGTCGCACGCCAGGGCAAGGCCACGCCGTCGGAGCTGGGGAGCGGCACGTTCACCCTGAACAACTACGGGGTGTTTGGCGTGGACGGGTCCGCGGCGATCATCAACCACCCGGAGGTGGCCATCCTGGGCGTCGGCCGGATCATCGACAAGCCGTGGGTGGTGAACGGCGAGCTGGCCGTCCGCAAAGTCACTGAGCTGACGCTGACCTTCGACCACCGCGTCTGCGATGGCGGCACCGCCGCCGGCTTCCTCCGCTTCGTAGCGGACGCCATCGAAAACCCAACCGCCCTCCTCGCCGACATCTAACCCTGCCTACCCCAACCCTCTCTCACTTAATGTCGGTTTAAGTCCAACGCTCGCTCACCTAATGTCGGTTTATTTCCAACGCTCGCTCACCTAATGTCGGTTTAACTCGAACGCTCTCTCCATCGATGCCGGGACTCCCGCCAGAAGGCGGGCAGCACGGCGGCGGCCGCGTGCCGCCGTCGTACGCCCACGCCCAAACGGCGGCGGGCTCACCGGAAGATCTCCGGTTAGCCCGCCGTCGTGGCATGGTGCCTTACTGATGAAGGCTGTGAGGCTTCCTGGCGCGCGGCACCGTGCGGGTGGACGCTAACCGGCGGTGGGTTAGCGTCCTGGTGTACGGGAGTACCACGGCGATCGCGGCGGCGATGAATACCAGCTGCATCAGCGTCCGCGGCAGGAGCGCTGTGGCCGGGGCCCCGTTAACCATGAGTCCGGATAGCGCGGCATAGACGTTTGCCGGAAACATTGCCACCATCAGCAGGGCCAGTCCACCGGCCGCCCAGGGCGCGGTCCGGCGGTGGAGCAAACCCGCAGCCCCCAGCAGTTCCAGCACACCCGTCACGGTGACCAGCAGTTCGGGGTAGGGCAGGGCGGGCGGCACCATAGCGATAAGGTCACCGCGCATGTCATTGAAATGTGCCACCCCCGTGAGGACAAACATGGCTGCCAACCCGCCGCGCAGGCTGGTGTGCCAGGACCGGAGCCCCCGGATGCCGGCAGCGCCGGCGGTGCGTAGCAGGAGGGTGACGGCCAGGAGCGTGATAAGTGGTGCCATGATGCGTTCCTTTCAGGTGCATCGAGTCGATCTTGACACTGACTAGATTACTCAGGAGTGCGAACTTGTCAATGGCTAGATTGACACTAGGCTTGGGCTATGAGCACGCCTGCCACTTACCATCACAAAAACCTCCCGAGCACGATCATCAACGCCGCCCTTGACGTCATCGCGGAGTCCGGCCCGTCGGCGCTGAGCCTGCGCGATCTCGCCAGGCGCGCAGGAGTCTCCCATGCCGCTCCTGCCCACCACTTCAGGGACAAGGCAGGTTTGCTGACCGCCGTCGCGGTTCAGGGCTTCGGCCTTTTGGCAGACGCGCTGGCCGAGGCGCAGCAGCAAACGGGCGACTTCCTGGAGGTGGGTGTGGCCTATGTGGGCTTCGCCGTGGGGCACCCGGCCCATTTCGCCGTTATGTTCCGGCCGGAGCTGTACCGGGCAGATGACCCGGAATTGATCGCTGCGAAGGCGCTCGCCGGTGAGTCCCTTCGCCAAGGGGTGGCCCCGTTCGCGGCCTCGGAATCAGGTCCGGCGTCGCAGGACGCGGCACTGGCGGCGTGGTCCCTGGTGCACGGCTTCGCCACGCTTTGGCTCAGCGGCAACCTGCCTGCCGGACTGCCGGCCGATCCGCGGGAGGCTGCACGCCATGTCGCCTCAGTTCTGTTTGCCGGACGAGGGTAGCAGCGGAGGACTTTATTGCCCGCCAGCGAGGACGCCGTCATAGGTAAGGCGTACGACGGCGGTGCGCGCCGCCGTCGTGCGCGGGGGAGCTTTCCTCCGAGTGTTTTCCGGCAACTCCAAGAAGTGCTGGGTAGAATCGACGGCTAGACGAACGAACACTGCTTTGCCGGAGGTACGGAGTAACAATGTCAGAATGGCTCGAAGTCGGCGCGGACAACTATGTGCTGGTCACCGAAGGATCGCTGCTCAACACCGGACTGATCGTGGGAACCGAACGGGCCATGGTGATCGACACTGGCTGCGGCCCCAGGCAGGGCCGGGAGATCCTGAACGGGGTCCGGGAGAAAACTCAGCTGCCGCTCGTCGTCGTCAATACCCACGCCCATTACGACCACTTCTTTGGCAACGCGGTCTTCGCGGAAGCCGGCGTCACCGAATTCTGGGCCCACCAGAACTGCGCCACCGAAATCAGCGAACGCGGGGACCTGCAGCGCCGCTTCGTGGGCACGCTGGAACCGGAGATGTCCACCGGCGAAGGCCAGAACGTGGAACTGGTGGTCCCCAACGCGATCGTCAGGGACCAGCCGGTGCTGGTGGACCTCGGCGGGCTGACTGCCACCCTGTTCCACCTGGGCCGCGGCCACACCGACGGCGACCTGCTGGTGGGCACCCCCACCACCCTTTACGTTGGTGACCTCGTGGAGCAGGGCGCCCACCCGTCCTTCGAAGACTCCTACCCGGAGGAATGGGCGGACGCGCTCCGGCACACCTCGGCGCTGCGCCACCGCTACGAATTCCTCATTCCCGGGCACGGGAAGCCGTGCAGCGACGGGTTCGTCAAGACCATGGCCAACACCATGAGCACGGCGGTGCGCCAGGCCCGCGGGTCCATCCGCGACACCCCGAACGACGCTACCAAGGCCATCCCGGTTTTGCCCTACGGGCCGGAGCAGTCGCGCTGGTTCATCAAGCGGCTCCAGGAGACCCGCCGGGAGCACTAGCTGCTTCGCGAAGGCTGCGCCCAGCCGCCATTCAGCCCAGTTATAGAAACGTTATATATCCTTGCTGAGTGGTTTTTTCGTTAAGCAGTGGAAATTTGTCAGCTCCGGAACGTCCGGCGGTGCCCGAACCGGGGCTCATCTCCGGGCGTAAGCATGCTCTCGACGGGCTCCGGACCGTTGCCGTGGCAGGGGTCTTCTTCTTCCACACGGCAACTGCCCTGGTCCCGGGCGGATCCATCGGGGTGGACGTCTTCTTCACGCTCAGCGGCTTTGTGATCACCCTCCTGATCATGAAGGAGTACCTCGCCACCGGCAGGCTTCACCTGGGGATCTTCTACGCCAGGCGGCTCGCCCGGCTGTGGCCGGCGCTGCTTGCCCTGTGTGCGGTGGTTGTCTTCGTTGGCGTGGTCTTTCCTGCATCGAAGTGGGCCGGCCATGAGGAATTTGTCTTGCCCGCCGCTGCGTATGCGATGAACCTGGCCCGCTTCGGGATGTTCGGCGAGTCCATTGCCGGGGAGGCATTCGGCCCCACCTGGACCCTCGCCGTCGAGGAGCAGTTCTACCTGGTGTGGCCGCTGCTCCTCCTGGTACTGCTGCGGTTCTGGAAAGTCCGGACGGTCGCCTGGATCACCGCCGGCCTGGCGGCGGCATTCCTGCTGGAGCGTTCC
Encoded proteins:
- a CDS encoding MBL fold metallo-hydrolase — translated: MSEWLEVGADNYVLVTEGSLLNTGLIVGTERAMVIDTGCGPRQGREILNGVREKTQLPLVVVNTHAHYDHFFGNAVFAEAGVTEFWAHQNCATEISERGDLQRRFVGTLEPEMSTGEGQNVELVVPNAIVRDQPVLVDLGGLTATLFHLGRGHTDGDLLVGTPTTLYVGDLVEQGAHPSFEDSYPEEWADALRHTSALRHRYEFLIPGHGKPCSDGFVKTMANTMSTAVRQARGSIRDTPNDATKAIPVLPYGPEQSRWFIKRLQETRREH
- a CDS encoding DoxX family membrane protein, which codes for MAPLITLLAVTLLLRTAGAAGIRGLRSWHTSLRGGLAAMFVLTGVAHFNDMRGDLIAMVPPALPYPELLVTVTGVLELLGAAGLLHRRTAPWAAGGLALLMVAMFPANVYAALSGLMVNGAPATALLPRTLMQLVFIAAAIAVVLPYTRTLTHRRLASTRTVPRARKPHSLHQ
- a CDS encoding alpha-ketoacid dehydrogenase subunit beta, translating into MSPTITTSSEANGNVSAATARAAASAAATAEAAGPQPVTMAKALNTALADAMHADSSVLVFGEDVGTLGGVFRITDGLTATFGEQRCFDTPLAESGIVGMAVGMAINGMRPVIEMQFDAFAYPAFEQIISHVAKMHNRTKGAVKLPMVIRVPYGGGIGGVEHHCDSSESYYAHTAGLKVFTPATVADGYRMLREAIDSDDPVVFMEPKKLYWSKDLVDLAELRSAHSAAAQAGTSSEGRAAVARPGTDATLIAYGPSVPTALAAAEAAALEGRSLEVIDVRTIVPFDDSTVCESVRKTGRAVVIAEAHGFASVSSEIVARVQERCFHHLAAPIRRVTGFDIPYPAPKLEKYYLPGVDRILDAVDDLQWEN
- a CDS encoding TetR/AcrR family transcriptional regulator encodes the protein MSTPATYHHKNLPSTIINAALDVIAESGPSALSLRDLARRAGVSHAAPAHHFRDKAGLLTAVAVQGFGLLADALAEAQQQTGDFLEVGVAYVGFAVGHPAHFAVMFRPELYRADDPELIAAKALAGESLRQGVAPFAASESGPASQDAALAAWSLVHGFATLWLSGNLPAGLPADPREAARHVASVLFAGRG